In Microbacterium sp. 1.5R, the following are encoded in one genomic region:
- a CDS encoding 2-phosphosulfolactate phosphatase: MPSPFDQSTYQVRLEWGVDGLDRLAPADVVVVVDVLRFSSTVADAVASGSAVSLDDAREWSRNGAAVAARAGDAVVLIGSLRNAAAVARAIATLQERNQSRTSVSVIAAGEADAAGAVRFAVEDHLGAGAIVAALTELGIDHTAPDAAVAAEGFRALKRALRHMVSASGSARELADGVAATERMRASGAAPTTVSDAAELDALDVVPVLRDGLFVAFD; the protein is encoded by the coding sequence ATGCCGTCTCCGTTCGACCAGTCCACGTATCAGGTGCGTCTCGAGTGGGGCGTCGACGGGCTCGATCGCCTCGCGCCCGCCGATGTCGTCGTCGTGGTCGACGTGCTCCGCTTCTCGTCGACGGTGGCAGACGCTGTCGCGTCGGGGTCCGCGGTCTCGCTCGACGACGCGCGTGAGTGGTCCCGCAATGGCGCCGCGGTCGCCGCCCGCGCCGGCGACGCGGTCGTGCTGATCGGAAGTCTCCGCAACGCGGCGGCAGTGGCACGAGCGATCGCGACGCTGCAGGAGCGCAACCAGTCACGCACTTCCGTGAGCGTGATCGCCGCGGGCGAAGCCGACGCCGCGGGCGCCGTGCGCTTCGCGGTCGAAGACCACCTGGGAGCCGGCGCGATCGTCGCCGCGCTCACCGAACTCGGCATCGACCACACGGCGCCCGATGCGGCCGTGGCCGCCGAGGGATTCCGCGCGCTGAAGAGGGCGCTGCGCCACATGGTCAGCGCGAGCGGTTCGGCGCGTGAGCTCGCGGACGGGGTCGCCGCGACCGAGCGGATGCGGGCATCCGGTGCTGCGCCGACGACGGTGTCGGACGCCGCCGAGCTCGACGCCCTGGATGTCGTCCCCGTGCTGCGTGATGGGCTCTTCGTCGCCTTCGACTGA
- a CDS encoding DUF3054 domain-containing protein produces the protein MRFVPAFIVDAVLVLVFAVIGRASHGEDPGGFLFTAWPFIVALLLGHVVAALLPARPRRPWSLAWGAVVWLVTVVGGLLLRVVAGDTAQIAFIIVTTLVLGVFLVGWRALAALLRRRAGRASDAGAARGRPEEREDDDTPVDRDAPADAAASDRAQEEPSPEADPESGPHAR, from the coding sequence ATGAGGTTCGTCCCCGCTTTCATCGTCGATGCCGTCCTGGTGCTCGTCTTCGCCGTGATCGGCCGTGCCTCGCACGGAGAAGATCCCGGCGGGTTCCTGTTCACCGCCTGGCCGTTCATCGTCGCCCTCCTGCTGGGTCACGTCGTGGCGGCGCTTCTGCCGGCGAGGCCGCGTCGACCGTGGTCGCTGGCCTGGGGTGCCGTCGTCTGGCTCGTCACCGTGGTCGGCGGGCTGCTGCTGCGCGTCGTGGCGGGGGACACCGCGCAGATCGCGTTCATCATCGTCACGACCCTCGTGCTCGGCGTCTTCCTCGTCGGGTGGCGAGCCCTGGCAGCGCTCCTGCGTCGGCGTGCGGGGCGTGCGAGCGATGCCGGTGCGGCGCGCGGGCGGCCTGAGGAGCGGGAGGATGACGACACTCCCGTCGACCGGGACGCACCCGCCGACGCGGCAGCCTCGGATCGAGCGCAGGAGGAACCCTCGCCCGAGGCCGATCCGGAATCAGGTCCTCACGCGCGCTGA
- a CDS encoding SprT-like domain-containing protein: protein MAELDRVRVWGEALITLHLDDSWSFGFDHAKRRAGQCDYTKKRITVSRYLAARFEDDEIHQVLLHEVAHALAGHEAAHGPTWKRVARDLGYVGGTTHHGETAVELAPWVGQCPAGHVTYRHRRPSRATSCARCSRSYDARYLFDWTRREITADTRLAAQMSR, encoded by the coding sequence ATGGCGGAACTTGACCGGGTGCGCGTCTGGGGCGAGGCACTGATCACGCTGCACCTCGACGACAGCTGGTCATTCGGCTTCGACCACGCGAAGCGTCGGGCGGGGCAGTGCGACTACACGAAGAAGCGCATCACCGTGTCGCGGTATCTGGCTGCGCGGTTCGAGGACGACGAGATCCATCAGGTGCTGCTGCACGAGGTGGCGCATGCCCTCGCGGGTCATGAAGCGGCCCACGGCCCGACCTGGAAGCGCGTGGCCCGAGACCTGGGCTACGTCGGCGGAACCACCCACCATGGCGAGACGGCGGTCGAACTCGCGCCGTGGGTCGGCCAGTGCCCCGCTGGTCACGTGACCTACCGCCACCGGCGTCCGTCACGCGCCACATCGTGCGCGCGGTGCTCCCGCTCGTACGACGCGCGCTACCTGTTCGACTGGACTCGGCGCGAGATCACGGCCGACACGAGGCTCGCGGCGCAGATGTCGCGCTGA
- a CDS encoding spermidine synthase, whose product MGRTRAKDTEHPQVRLDHGGIARIVPSEFTSGFELIVDDTPQSHVDLDDPTHLHFEYIVRMGAVIDQLAAGPLTAVHLGAGALTIPRYIEATRPGSRQQVIELEAPLATLVREHLPLPRGAAIRLRIGDAREGVRRLPPAIVGTCDLVVSDVYSGAQTPAHLTSIEFYRELAELLAPAGVLLVNVADGPGLAFARRQVATIAEVLPEIGVLADTQVLKGRRFGNLVIAASAAPLPTEWLPRMLAAGPHPAKIAQGAEVTAFVQGARVVTDADAVASPRPDASLFLR is encoded by the coding sequence ATGGGCAGGACGCGAGCGAAGGACACCGAGCACCCGCAGGTCCGTCTCGACCACGGAGGCATCGCCCGCATCGTGCCGTCGGAGTTCACCAGCGGATTCGAGCTCATCGTCGACGACACCCCGCAGTCGCACGTCGACCTGGATGACCCCACGCACCTGCACTTCGAGTACATCGTGCGGATGGGCGCCGTGATCGACCAGCTCGCCGCCGGTCCCCTGACGGCGGTGCACCTCGGCGCGGGCGCACTGACGATCCCCCGCTACATCGAAGCGACCCGCCCCGGTTCTCGGCAGCAGGTGATCGAGCTCGAGGCACCGCTGGCCACCCTCGTGCGCGAGCACCTCCCCCTGCCGCGAGGCGCGGCCATCCGGCTCCGCATCGGAGATGCCCGCGAGGGCGTCCGCCGCCTCCCCCCGGCGATCGTCGGCACCTGCGATCTGGTGGTGTCCGACGTCTACTCCGGAGCCCAGACGCCGGCCCACCTCACCAGCATCGAGTTCTACCGCGAACTCGCCGAACTGCTCGCGCCCGCCGGCGTGCTGCTCGTGAACGTCGCCGACGGGCCGGGCCTCGCGTTCGCCCGGCGACAGGTCGCGACGATCGCGGAGGTTCTGCCCGAGATCGGCGTCCTCGCCGACACCCAGGTGCTGAAGGGGCGCAGGTTCGGCAACCTCGTGATCGCCGCATCGGCGGCTCCCCTGCCCACCGAATGGCTGCCCAGGATGCTCGCCGCGGGGCCACATCCCGCCAAGATCGCGCAGGGTGCCGAGGTGACCGCCTTCGTGCAGGGTGCGCGCGTGGTGACCGATGCGGATGCCGTCGCCTCCCCTCGTCCGGACGCCTCGCTGTTCCTCCGCTGA
- a CDS encoding sugar ABC transporter substrate-binding protein: MHKRILPVVALGAVATLGLAACAGGGADTGGAVDGEGQELTVWIMKGTNPDASAFYDEVSSAFEDETGATVKIEEIQWADAHDRFVTSIAGGTTPDIAETGTTWTAEFADAGALEPLDEYVDAEDGLRDDLVEGLAVAGTYEDELYGMPWYAGVRSIVYRTDVFEELGLEAPKTWDDIVTAGEAIKAAKPDMLPFPVAGDAEFQVYPWVWGAGGEVATLDGKTWTSELDSKESQAGIEFYTGLATEHGFSSAGATTWKETDLRDSFTQGNVAMMLSGSWTPKALIEANPELEGKIGAAVIPGEDGGIAPSVLGGSHLSVFNTTENADLAWEFVKLMTTGEFAEKWADETGYFPGVQSAMEEALASTDPLVAPFAQQMVEGGASVPVTPNFGAVQAKKTTNSMIQAILSGQKDVATATKDAAAEMTDLLNQ, translated from the coding sequence ATGCACAAGCGCATTCTTCCGGTCGTGGCGCTGGGCGCCGTGGCCACCCTGGGCCTGGCGGCCTGTGCCGGCGGCGGAGCCGACACCGGCGGAGCCGTCGACGGAGAGGGCCAGGAGCTCACCGTCTGGATCATGAAGGGCACGAACCCGGACGCGAGCGCGTTCTACGACGAGGTCTCGAGCGCCTTCGAAGACGAGACCGGCGCCACGGTCAAGATCGAGGAGATCCAGTGGGCGGACGCTCACGATCGCTTCGTCACGTCGATCGCCGGCGGCACCACGCCCGACATCGCCGAGACCGGAACCACCTGGACCGCGGAGTTCGCTGACGCCGGTGCCCTCGAGCCGCTCGACGAGTACGTCGACGCCGAAGACGGCCTGCGTGACGACCTCGTCGAGGGCCTCGCGGTCGCCGGCACCTACGAAGACGAGCTCTACGGCATGCCCTGGTACGCCGGAGTCCGCTCCATCGTCTACCGCACCGACGTGTTCGAGGAGCTCGGTCTCGAGGCCCCGAAGACGTGGGACGACATCGTCACCGCTGGCGAGGCCATCAAGGCCGCCAAGCCCGACATGCTGCCGTTCCCCGTCGCGGGTGACGCGGAGTTCCAGGTGTACCCCTGGGTCTGGGGCGCCGGCGGCGAGGTCGCGACCCTCGACGGCAAGACCTGGACGAGCGAACTCGACAGCAAGGAGTCGCAGGCCGGCATCGAGTTCTACACCGGACTCGCGACCGAGCACGGCTTCTCCTCCGCCGGGGCCACGACCTGGAAGGAGACGGACCTCCGTGACTCGTTCACGCAGGGCAACGTCGCCATGATGCTCTCGGGCTCCTGGACCCCGAAGGCTCTGATCGAGGCCAACCCCGAGCTCGAGGGCAAGATCGGCGCCGCCGTGATCCCCGGCGAGGACGGCGGCATCGCTCCGTCCGTGCTCGGCGGCTCGCACCTGTCGGTCTTCAACACGACCGAGAACGCCGACCTCGCATGGGAGTTCGTCAAGCTGATGACCACGGGCGAGTTCGCCGAGAAGTGGGCTGACGAGACCGGATATTTCCCGGGAGTGCAGTCCGCGATGGAGGAGGCCCTGGCCTCGACCGACCCGCTCGTCGCTCCGTTCGCGCAGCAGATGGTCGAGGGCGGCGCATCCGTGCCGGTCACCCCGAACTTCGGTGCCGTTCAGGCGAAGAAGACCACCAACTCGATGATCCAGGCGATCCTCAGCGGGCAGAAGGACGTCGCCACGGCGACGAAGGACGCCGCCGCTGAGATGACCGATCTGCTCAACCAGTAA
- a CDS encoding carbohydrate ABC transporter permease — translation MSMVQAPLPVTKAESTSASVAGGRPPKRGFSLITARPWLLLAPGLVILAVLMLWPLIQVVIFSLQDYGLREINTGENNWIGVDNYVEALTNPTLWTVVLPNTVGFAAVAVFVTVAVGTLVALLLAKLGTVWRTIVSSCIMVAWAMPAVTGTYVWTFIFDADRGIFNTVLQDLGLMDDPVNWFTNQWSFYAIVLLNVVHHGFPFVAITVLAGLLGVSKEMLEAAALDGANAWMRFWKIIFPTLKPVFSVVIILSTIWDFKVFAQVYLMPGGGGGNRSVLNLGVWSYVESFGQNRYGFGAALAVLLTLVLIGITIVYIRSLMKEDEL, via the coding sequence ATGTCGATGGTGCAAGCGCCACTGCCGGTCACGAAGGCGGAGTCCACCTCCGCCTCCGTGGCCGGCGGCCGGCCGCCCAAGCGGGGTTTCTCGCTGATCACGGCCCGCCCCTGGCTTCTTCTCGCCCCCGGGCTGGTCATCCTCGCGGTGCTCATGCTCTGGCCGCTCATCCAGGTCGTCATCTTCTCGCTGCAGGACTACGGTCTTCGCGAGATCAACACCGGCGAGAACAACTGGATCGGCGTCGACAATTACGTCGAGGCGCTCACCAACCCGACACTGTGGACCGTCGTCCTGCCGAACACCGTCGGCTTCGCCGCCGTCGCCGTGTTCGTCACGGTCGCGGTCGGCACGCTCGTGGCGCTGCTGCTCGCGAAGCTGGGCACGGTGTGGCGCACCATCGTCTCGAGCTGCATCATGGTGGCGTGGGCGATGCCCGCCGTCACCGGAACCTACGTCTGGACGTTCATCTTCGATGCCGACCGCGGCATCTTCAACACCGTCCTGCAGGATCTCGGCCTGATGGACGACCCGGTGAACTGGTTCACCAATCAGTGGTCGTTCTACGCGATCGTGCTGCTGAACGTCGTGCACCACGGCTTCCCGTTCGTCGCCATCACGGTGCTCGCGGGCCTGCTCGGCGTCTCGAAGGAGATGCTCGAGGCGGCCGCGCTCGACGGCGCGAACGCGTGGATGCGGTTCTGGAAGATCATCTTCCCCACTCTCAAGCCCGTCTTCTCGGTCGTGATCATCCTGTCGACGATCTGGGACTTCAAGGTCTTCGCGCAGGTCTACCTGATGCCCGGTGGAGGCGGCGGCAACCGGTCGGTGCTGAACCTCGGCGTCTGGTCGTACGTCGAATCCTTCGGCCAGAACCGCTACGGCTTCGGTGCCGCGCTCGCCGTGCTGCTCACCCTCGTGCTGATCGGCATCACGATCGTGTACATCCGCTCCCTCATGAAGGAGGACGAGCTGTGA
- a CDS encoding carbohydrate ABC transporter permease: MNPRPSVMSRVGTGIAIAAVLIFTLFPVYWMVSSALDAKASSGGQSLLPQEFTFDNFAFVLTDGGFGTYLRNSAIVALVTVLVSALVCLLAAVAVARFRFKFRTTILMMILVVQMVPLEALVIPLFLQVKSLGLLNSILGLMVVYVALSLAFGIWMLRGFVAAVPVELEEAAYIDGASWWRMFRSILLPLVMPGLVATSIFSFITAWNEFIFAMTILGSATDQYTVSIGLKSFFGLHSNDWGSIMAASTIITIPVMVFFVIVQRRLSAGMVAGAVKG, encoded by the coding sequence GTGAACCCCCGCCCGTCTGTCATGTCGCGCGTCGGCACCGGCATCGCGATCGCCGCCGTCCTGATCTTCACGCTGTTCCCCGTCTACTGGATGGTCTCCAGTGCGCTCGACGCCAAGGCGTCCAGCGGAGGGCAGTCGCTGCTGCCTCAGGAGTTCACGTTCGACAACTTCGCCTTCGTCCTCACCGACGGCGGTTTCGGCACCTACCTCCGCAACTCCGCGATCGTGGCTCTCGTCACCGTCCTGGTCAGCGCCCTCGTGTGTCTGCTCGCGGCTGTCGCAGTCGCCCGGTTCCGCTTCAAGTTCCGCACGACCATCCTGATGATGATCCTCGTCGTGCAGATGGTTCCGCTCGAGGCCCTCGTCATCCCGCTCTTCCTGCAGGTCAAGAGCCTCGGGCTGCTCAACAGCATCCTCGGCCTGATGGTCGTGTACGTCGCGCTCTCGCTGGCGTTCGGGATCTGGATGCTGCGCGGATTCGTCGCCGCCGTGCCCGTCGAGCTCGAGGAGGCCGCGTACATCGACGGCGCCAGCTGGTGGCGGATGTTCCGCTCGATCCTGCTGCCGCTGGTGATGCCCGGTCTCGTCGCGACCAGCATCTTCAGCTTCATCACGGCCTGGAACGAATTCATCTTCGCCATGACGATCCTCGGCAGCGCGACCGACCAGTACACGGTCTCGATCGGACTGAAGTCGTTCTTCGGCCTGCACTCCAACGACTGGGGCAGCATCATGGCCGCGTCGACGATCATCACGATCCCGGTGATGGTGTTCTTCGTGATCGTGCAGCGTCGTCTCTCGGCCGGCATGGTCGCGGGAGCGGTGAAGGGATGA